The DNA sequence TTCTACTCACGGGCGGTGAATGACCTCACCTTCCTTCATCTTCACCTGCAGTCGCCGCACCGGCCAGGTCTCCTCGATGAGCGGCTGCCGGCCATCATAGGGATAGTCCTTCCGGAGCGGGTGGCCCTTGAACTCCTCATACATCAGGATCCGTTTCAGGTTCGGATGCCCGGAAAAGCGGATCCCGTAGAGGTCCCAGACTTCGCGTTCAAACCAGTCGGCAATCGGCCAAAGGCTCGTTAGCGTCGGAACCGGCGCACCCTCATCCACCATCGCTTTCACCCGCAAGCGATGGTTATGTTCCGTAGAATAAAAATGATAGACAACGTCGAAGCGGGGCGATCGCTTCCCGAGCCAGTCCACGGCCGTCAAGTCCATCAGCATATCGAACCGGAAGTCCGCCTGGCTCTTGAGTGCTGAGGCAAGGTTGGCAACTCGCGAAGGCGCAACCTCAGCGACGGCGTGGCCCTTATCGATTCTACAGACGAGACCCAAATCCGACAGATCGGTTACCAGCCTCGAGATCAGTTCCTCAGCCGACATTGGACAACTCCACCAAGGGATGCTTTTGCTCCTGGATCTTCTGCTGCAACTTCATCAGCCCGTCGAGCACCATTTCGGGGCGCGGCGGGCAGCCCGGGATATAGATGTCCACGGGGACAATCCGGTCTATTCCCTGGAGCGTCGCGTAGTTGTCGTATGGCCCTCCCACCGAAGCACAGGCACCAAACGCGATCACCCACTTCGGCTCGGCCATTTGGTCGTAGATGCGGCGGAGAATCGGCGCGATCTTCTGAGACACTGTCCCTACTACGATCAAGACGTCCGCCTGACGCGGACTGAACCGGGGCAAGC is a window from the Calditrichota bacterium genome containing:
- a CDS encoding NADH-quinone oxidoreductase subunit C — encoded protein: MSAEELISRLVTDLSDLGLVCRIDKGHAVAEVAPSRVANLASALKSQADFRFDMLMDLTAVDWLGKRSPRFDVVYHFYSTEHNHRLRVKAMVDEGAPVPTLTSLWPIADWFEREVWDLYGIRFSGHPNLKRILMYEEFKGHPLRKDYPYDGRQPLIEETWPVRRLQVKMKEGEVIHRP
- a CDS encoding NADH-quinone oxidoreductase subunit B; amino-acid sequence: MPGMVATNAIDRALGWARKYSIFMYPFVTACCGMEYMSVASSHYDIDRFGAGLPRFSPRQADVLIVVGTVSQKIAPILRRIYDQMAEPKWVIAFGACASVGGPYDNYATLQGIDRIVPVDIYIPGCPPRPEMVLDGLMKLQQKIQEQKHPLVELSNVG